The proteins below are encoded in one region of Winogradskyella helgolandensis:
- a CDS encoding ABC transporter ATP-binding protein — MSKTVISAKQIKKAYKDLQVLKGVDLTILEGEIISIVGASGAGKTTLLQILGTLDKPDYKSDTELIINDQSIKTLNDKALAKFRNKNIGFIFQFHQLLPEFTALENVCIPAFIHNTPKADAEKRAKELLDYLGLSERIHHKPNSMSGGEQQRVAVARALINNPNIIFADEPSGNLDSESADQLHNLFFKLRDEFNQTFVIVTHNQELAAMADRKLTMVDGKIVD; from the coding sequence ATGAGTAAAACTGTTATTTCCGCAAAGCAAATTAAGAAAGCCTATAAAGATCTTCAAGTCTTAAAAGGTGTTGACTTAACCATTTTAGAAGGTGAAATTATTTCTATCGTTGGAGCTTCTGGTGCTGGTAAAACCACCCTACTTCAAATTTTAGGAACCTTAGACAAACCCGATTATAAGTCAGACACTGAATTAATTATAAACGATCAATCCATTAAAACTTTAAATGATAAAGCTTTAGCAAAGTTTAGAAATAAGAATATTGGTTTTATATTTCAGTTTCATCAGTTGTTACCAGAATTTACGGCTTTAGAAAACGTCTGCATTCCTGCTTTTATTCACAACACACCAAAAGCTGATGCCGAAAAACGCGCAAAAGAATTACTAGATTATTTAGGTTTAAGTGAACGCATCCATCATAAACCTAATAGCATGTCTGGAGGCGAACAACAACGTGTTGCTGTCGCAAGAGCTTTAATAAACAATCCAAATATTATTTTTGCTGATGAACCGTCTGGAAATTTAGATAGCGAATCGGCAGATCAATTACACAACTTATTCTTTAAATTAAGGGATGAGTTTAATCAGACCTTTGTCATCGTTACGCATAACCAAGAATTAGCTGCTATGGCAGACCGAAAGTTAACAATGGTTGATGGGAAGATTGTAGATTAA
- a CDS encoding TonB-dependent receptor, translating into MKRLIICLVIAISSFSYSQNCNYIFLGEIKDFHDGTPIESATVHIIESDKYLISDFDGKFKIENLCTGTLTLTISHIGCETKTVSYTIENDVFKVISLEHHLEELNEVVVSSHLKTEGTSIEQSLNKADLEKYTDKSLGDALNSVSGVSSLNTGNTIVKPMIHGLHSSRLLIINNNVRMFDQEWGDEHAPNIDINASNKVEVIKGANTLKYGSDAIGGLILIQPKRYVAQDSLFGSTMLSLNSNGRGGNINSELIKTYKSGFYGRIQTSYKQFGDFKAPDYYLTNSGLKNLNASARVGYRTFEKGFDAYYSVVSNEFAILQASHIGNVGDLVAAINSREPRVIEDFSYTIDYPKQNILHHLAKIEAYKRFKNLGKLTVQYDMQINRRKEFDLRRGDLADTPVIDLRLFTNSLQSNLLIDYIENLKLDAGVLVRYQQNDAVSGTGVSPLIPDFDKYDASVYLIGNYDLNDSSEISAGARYDYTRIEAEKRYNLTDWNDTYNYDELFPQFETNDIDNSKILTRPEFTFHNISANLGYSKQFNNDLSLFVNYGLATRVPNPSELFSDGLHHSAARIETGLLTLNKEVANKFAVSFEHNNQDFGFSISPYFKSINDYIQLIPVGITTTIRGAFPVWEYNQINAQIFGVDIDINKKITNRFNYKGNLSLLKGDNLSEDIPLIHMPSTNFTNSISYYNNELNQLSISLTHKTVLQQNKYPDYNFYTFDPVLQEDVYVDISSTPAAYSLLSFNSTVSFKAFKTGSLKLELNIENLFNTNYNEYLNRQRYFSEELGRNINLKIKINY; encoded by the coding sequence TTGCTTAGTTATAGCTATTTCTAGCTTTAGCTACAGTCAAAATTGCAATTATATTTTTTTAGGCGAAATCAAAGATTTTCATGACGGAACACCAATAGAATCTGCTACTGTTCACATTATAGAAAGTGATAAGTATTTAATTTCAGATTTTGATGGGAAATTCAAAATTGAAAATTTATGTACTGGCACCTTAACATTGACGATATCTCATATTGGATGCGAAACAAAAACAGTCTCGTACACAATTGAAAATGACGTTTTTAAAGTTATTTCCTTAGAGCATCATTTAGAAGAACTCAATGAAGTTGTGGTAAGTTCTCACTTAAAAACAGAAGGTACTAGCATTGAGCAATCTTTAAATAAAGCTGACTTAGAAAAATACACCGATAAATCATTAGGTGATGCGCTAAATTCTGTGAGTGGCGTATCGTCATTAAATACAGGAAATACGATTGTAAAACCAATGATTCACGGTTTGCATAGTAGTCGTTTGTTAATCATTAATAACAATGTGCGTATGTTCGACCAAGAATGGGGAGACGAACACGCACCAAATATTGATATTAATGCGAGCAACAAGGTCGAAGTCATTAAGGGAGCAAATACTTTAAAATATGGAAGTGATGCTATTGGAGGATTAATTCTTATACAGCCTAAACGCTATGTGGCTCAAGATAGTTTATTTGGTAGCACTATGTTATCGTTAAATTCAAATGGACGTGGTGGTAATATTAATTCTGAACTTATTAAAACCTATAAATCTGGGTTTTATGGTAGAATCCAAACAAGCTACAAACAATTTGGAGATTTTAAAGCACCTGATTATTATTTAACCAATAGCGGTTTAAAAAATCTCAACGCTTCTGCTAGAGTTGGTTATAGAACTTTTGAAAAAGGGTTTGACGCCTACTATAGCGTTGTGAGTAATGAGTTTGCTATTTTACAAGCATCACATATTGGTAATGTCGGAGATTTGGTTGCTGCCATAAATAGTAGAGAACCTCGTGTCATTGAAGATTTCTCATATACTATAGATTATCCTAAACAAAATATTTTGCATCATTTAGCTAAGATTGAAGCCTATAAACGGTTTAAAAATCTAGGAAAGCTAACCGTTCAGTACGATATGCAAATTAATAGACGAAAAGAATTCGATTTAAGAAGAGGTGATTTAGCAGACACGCCTGTTATAGATCTTAGATTATTTACAAATTCTTTACAATCTAATTTGTTAATAGATTATATAGAAAATTTAAAACTAGATGCAGGTGTATTGGTTCGTTATCAGCAAAACGATGCCGTTTCGGGTACAGGTGTAAGTCCTTTAATTCCAGATTTTGATAAGTATGACGCGAGTGTTTATCTTATAGGAAATTATGATTTAAATGACTCTTCTGAAATAAGTGCTGGAGCACGTTATGATTATACGAGAATTGAAGCTGAAAAGCGGTACAATCTAACAGATTGGAATGACACGTATAACTACGATGAATTATTTCCACAGTTTGAAACTAATGACATCGATAATTCTAAGATTTTAACACGTCCTGAATTTACATTTCATAACATTTCTGCTAACTTAGGGTATTCAAAGCAATTTAATAATGACCTATCGTTATTTGTTAATTATGGTTTAGCAACCCGAGTCCCTAATCCTTCAGAATTGTTCAGCGATGGTTTGCATCATAGTGCCGCAAGAATTGAAACCGGATTATTAACGTTAAACAAAGAGGTTGCTAATAAATTTGCCGTGTCTTTTGAGCATAATAATCAAGATTTTGGATTTTCAATTAGTCCTTATTTTAAATCCATTAATGATTATATCCAACTTATTCCTGTTGGTATAACCACTACAATAAGAGGTGCATTTCCGGTTTGGGAATACAATCAGATTAACGCACAAATATTTGGTGTTGATATTGATATCAATAAAAAAATCACCAATAGATTTAATTACAAAGGCAATTTGAGCCTTTTAAAAGGTGATAACCTTTCAGAAGACATACCACTCATTCATATGCCTTCAACAAATTTTACAAATAGTATATCCTATTATAATAATGAATTGAACCAATTATCAATTAGTTTAACTCACAAAACTGTATTACAACAAAACAAATATCCAGATTACAACTTTTATACATTCGATCCTGTATTACAAGAGGATGTATATGTAGACATTAGCTCTACACCTGCTGCTTATTCTCTATTGAGTTTTAATAGCACCGTTAGTTTTAAAGCATTTAAAACCGGATCATTGAAACTAGAACTTAATATCGAAAATTTATTTAATACGAATTACAATGAGTATTTAAATAGGCAACGTTATTTCTCTGAAGAATTAGGCAGAAATATTAACTTAAAAATAAAAATCAATTATTAA
- a CDS encoding DUF2339 domain-containing protein: MATNQELIDKLIEKLELLFKKQAEFSSEIESLKAELYHLKSGTIEEEIVPVKENSIVEPEIEIESEPIIEIQEHVKSTIEPISEPEVKSEFVETEQDSVANEKPKAKSSLEKFIGENILNKIGIVITIIGVAIGAKYSIENDLISPLTRIILGYFTAIGLLGFGIKLKKKYEAYSAVLVSGSIVILYFITFFAYNFYDLIPQMPTFALMVIFTAFTVVAAISYNRQVIAHIGLVGAYAVPFLLSDGSGRIEVLFSYTAIVNIGILIISFKKYWKSLYYSAFVFTWLIFGSWFFSEYFEDEQFSLALSFLTIFFIIFYMTFLAYKMLKKEVFQSSDVVLLLLNSFLFYGFGFAILDNHETGTHLLGLFTLGNAVTHFIVSVIFYKMKLGDKNLFYLASAMVLVFITITIPVQLDGNWVTLLWVSEAALLFWLGRTKGIKVYEKLSYPLMILAFLSLLQDWSFAYSAYYGLDVEDQITTVFNIHFLTSLLFVSAFGVIVWLSLRDEYTSALKPTSNWSRLLTYVIPSILVFSAYYAFRLEIELYWDQLYHTTKIIIPSEDTYDKSIFNYDLRDFKTVWILNYSLLFVALLSFINFKLIKNTLLEKIILGFTVMSIFVFLIQGLLALSDLRESYLDSSEYFAQSSFYLWIRYVSFIFLAIALFTCYKFIKREGISKAFKIGYDVLLHISIIWVLSSELIHWMDISESTQSYKLGLSILWGVYSFLLIAFGIWKDKAYLRIGGMIFFGITLIKLFFYDIVHLNTISKTIVFVSLGVLLLIISFLYNKYKNQITDDVND; the protein is encoded by the coding sequence AAATAGTTCCGGTTAAAGAAAACAGTATTGTTGAGCCTGAAATTGAAATCGAATCTGAACCTATAATAGAGATTCAGGAACATGTCAAATCCACTATAGAGCCCATTTCAGAGCCAGAAGTTAAATCTGAGTTTGTTGAGACAGAACAAGACAGTGTAGCTAATGAAAAACCTAAAGCAAAATCGAGTTTAGAGAAGTTTATTGGTGAAAACATTCTGAACAAAATAGGCATTGTTATCACAATTATTGGTGTTGCTATTGGTGCAAAATACTCCATTGAAAATGATTTAATTAGCCCATTAACACGAATTATTCTAGGCTATTTTACTGCTATAGGCTTACTTGGTTTTGGCATCAAACTCAAAAAGAAATATGAAGCGTACAGTGCTGTTTTAGTGAGTGGCTCAATTGTAATCTTATATTTTATTACATTTTTCGCTTATAACTTTTACGATTTAATTCCGCAGATGCCTACGTTTGCGCTCATGGTGATTTTTACAGCATTCACAGTTGTTGCAGCCATAAGTTATAACCGACAAGTTATTGCTCATATTGGTTTGGTTGGTGCTTATGCCGTTCCGTTTTTGTTGAGTGATGGCTCTGGACGCATAGAAGTATTGTTCAGTTATACGGCTATTGTTAATATCGGCATTTTAATTATTTCATTCAAAAAATATTGGAAATCACTGTACTATTCAGCCTTTGTTTTTACATGGCTAATTTTTGGATCTTGGTTCTTTTCCGAATACTTTGAAGATGAACAATTTAGTTTGGCATTAAGCTTTTTAACTATATTTTTTATTATATTTTATATGACATTTTTAGCCTATAAAATGTTGAAAAAAGAAGTGTTTCAATCGAGTGATGTGGTGCTGCTGCTTCTTAATTCATTTTTATTTTATGGCTTTGGTTTTGCGATTTTAGATAACCATGAAACAGGTACACATTTATTAGGGTTATTTACACTTGGAAATGCGGTTACCCATTTTATAGTAAGTGTAATTTTCTATAAAATGAAATTAGGAGATAAGAACTTGTTTTATTTAGCTTCAGCTATGGTTTTGGTATTTATTACCATTACAATTCCTGTGCAGTTAGATGGCAATTGGGTGACGTTACTTTGGGTAAGTGAAGCCGCTTTATTGTTCTGGCTAGGACGAACAAAAGGCATTAAAGTGTACGAGAAATTATCGTATCCCTTAATGATTTTAGCATTTTTAAGTCTTCTACAAGATTGGTCTTTTGCATACAGTGCTTATTATGGCTTAGATGTGGAGGATCAAATAACTACGGTTTTTAACATTCATTTTTTGACCTCGTTATTATTCGTTTCTGCATTTGGAGTTATAGTTTGGTTGTCACTTAGAGACGAATATACTTCAGCTTTAAAGCCAACTTCAAATTGGTCTCGTTTGTTAACCTATGTCATTCCCTCTATATTAGTATTTAGTGCTTATTATGCCTTTAGATTAGAAATTGAACTGTATTGGGATCAATTGTATCATACGACTAAAATTATAATACCTTCTGAGGATACTTATGATAAGTCTATCTTTAATTATGATTTAAGGGATTTTAAAACCGTTTGGATTCTCAATTATTCGTTATTATTTGTGGCTTTGTTGTCGTTTATAAATTTCAAGTTGATAAAAAACACCTTATTAGAGAAAATCATTTTAGGCTTCACTGTAATGAGCATATTTGTGTTCTTAATTCAAGGTTTATTAGCTTTAAGTGATTTGAGAGAAAGCTATTTAGACTCTTCAGAATATTTTGCGCAAAGCAGTTTTTATTTATGGATTCGCTATGTGTCGTTTATCTTTTTAGCTATAGCATTATTTACGTGTTACAAGTTTATAAAACGTGAAGGCATTTCTAAAGCATTCAAAATTGGGTACGATGTTTTATTGCATATATCCATTATTTGGGTGTTGAGTAGTGAGCTTATTCATTGGATGGATATATCGGAATCCACGCAGTCTTACAAACTAGGATTAAGCATACTTTGGGGAGTATATTCATTCCTTTTAATTGCTTTTGGTATATGGAAAGACAAAGCTTACTTACGAATTGGAGGTATGATTTTCTTTGGAATTACCTTAATAAAACTCTTCTTTTACGATATTGTGCATCTTAATACCATTTCAAAAACCATTGTGTTTGTATCGCTTGGTGTGCTACTTTTAATCATTTCATTTTTATACAATAAATACAAAAACCAGATTACAGATGACGTTAACGACTAG
- a CDS encoding DUF3999 family protein, which produces MTLTTRLFIGFLIGCSTFCTAQMATYNYKRTLDDVTDEWHKLTLPDAVFGKVKSDLSDLRIYGTTVNDTVEAPYLLKIFSDKIIHKTIPFDIINKSKGSNGYYFTFQLHSEATINQINLNFKEQNFDWKIELQGSQDQQEWFTLLEDYRILSIKNETTDYKFTKLVFPDAKYSFFRLIVKHNEQPELVSAQLAEHEISGGSFIEHHIKKFETNDVKKIKTTEINLELDQPVSISQIQIDVSNTFDYYRPLKIEYRNDSVKTEKGWNYYYKTITNGTLNSLEANSFNFDNTIAKHLKLIIYNSDNQPLSIGKVSIKGYEHQLIARFTEPADYMLVYGNSSVRKPNYDIAKFTSKIPNSLDALSIGNEEIIEKLEQPKVKPLFENSYWLWGVIGVVILILGGFTLGMMRKS; this is translated from the coding sequence ATGACGTTAACGACTAGACTATTCATTGGTTTTCTTATTGGTTGTTCTACCTTTTGCACAGCGCAGATGGCAACTTATAACTATAAAAGAACTTTAGATGATGTAACTGATGAGTGGCACAAACTCACGTTGCCAGATGCCGTATTTGGAAAGGTGAAATCTGATTTGTCAGATCTTCGGATTTATGGAACAACGGTAAATGATACCGTTGAAGCACCATATTTATTAAAGATTTTTTCTGATAAAATAATTCATAAAACGATTCCATTTGATATAATCAACAAATCAAAAGGGAGTAATGGTTATTATTTTACATTTCAGTTGCATTCCGAAGCAACAATCAATCAAATCAATTTAAATTTTAAAGAGCAAAATTTTGATTGGAAAATTGAACTTCAGGGTAGTCAGGACCAACAAGAATGGTTTACATTACTTGAGGATTACCGAATTCTATCAATTAAAAACGAAACAACCGATTATAAATTCACAAAACTTGTTTTTCCTGATGCTAAATACAGTTTTTTTAGGCTTATAGTGAAACACAACGAGCAACCAGAATTGGTGTCTGCGCAATTAGCTGAACATGAAATTTCAGGTGGAAGTTTTATTGAACATCATATCAAAAAGTTTGAGACTAATGATGTTAAGAAAATTAAAACCACGGAAATTAATTTAGAGTTAGACCAACCCGTTTCGATAAGTCAAATACAAATTGACGTGAGTAACACGTTTGATTATTACAGACCACTAAAAATCGAGTACCGGAATGATAGTGTTAAAACAGAAAAAGGATGGAATTACTATTATAAAACCATAACAAATGGCACCTTAAATTCGCTTGAAGCGAATAGTTTTAATTTTGATAACACCATTGCAAAGCACTTAAAGTTAATTATTTACAATAGTGATAATCAACCGTTGTCTATTGGTAAGGTTTCTATAAAAGGTTATGAACATCAGTTAATTGCTAGGTTTACTGAGCCTGCAGATTATATGTTGGTTTATGGGAATTCTTCCGTTAGAAAACCAAATTATGATATTGCTAAATTTACCAGTAAAATTCCAAATTCTTTGGATGCTTTAAGTATTGGAAACGAGGAAATTATTGAGAAACTAGAACAGCCAAAAGTGAAACCGCTATTTGAAAATAGCTATTGGCTTTGGGGTGTAATTGGTGTCGTTATTTTAATTCTTGGAGGCTTTACTTTGGGGATGATGAGGAAGAGTTAG
- a CDS encoding type 1 periplasmic binding fold superfamily protein, whose product MKNIKSIKTIKLLAVLFMSSIAFVSCSSDDDDHDNHDHEEELITTVKYTLTNGVDFVTLEFQDLDGEGGADGTYDISGPLTANTTYTGTIQLLNETESPADNITLEVQEEGDEHEFFYTPSISDITITKDDSDVDGNPIGILTTLTTGNAGTGSLTIELIHEPTKPNDGTSANAGGSTDVQVTFAVEVQ is encoded by the coding sequence ATGAAAAATATCAAATCAATTAAAACAATTAAATTATTAGCCGTGCTTTTTATGTCAAGTATCGCTTTTGTAAGCTGCTCTAGTGATGATGACGACCACGATAATCATGACCATGAAGAAGAACTTATAACTACCGTTAAGTACACGCTTACTAACGGAGTAGATTTTGTGACTTTAGAGTTTCAAGATTTAGATGGTGAAGGTGGTGCAGACGGAACTTATGATATTTCTGGTCCATTAACCGCAAATACAACATATACTGGAACCATTCAATTATTGAATGAAACTGAAAGTCCTGCTGATAATATCACATTAGAAGTACAAGAAGAAGGTGACGAACATGAGTTCTTTTACACGCCATCAATCTCAGATATCACTATTACAAAAGATGATTCAGATGTTGACGGTAATCCAATAGGCATTCTAACAACACTAACTACAGGTAATGCTGGAACTGGTTCTCTTACTATAGAGTTGATCCACGAACCAACAAAACCTAATGACGGAACATCTGCAAATGCTGGTGGTAGCACAGATGTACAAGTTACATTTGCTGTAGAAGTTCAGTAA